Proteins found in one Peptococcaceae bacterium genomic segment:
- a CDS encoding DUF2284 domain-containing protein has translation MPGVENQIKNCLLLQEEALKLGCERAQLIWAEEVVFDPRVTLKCRQNLCSHYGKNFMCPPFVPTSEEFKTGASKYRLALLVVKEQEIEAGLSNKEKDKAFKRLSLEILGILTTLEKKALEMGFSLSLGLGGGNCKLCEICGAKLGAESCNKPAEARPSMEAAGIDVMETCRRAQVPVSFREGSIQVVGLLLIV, from the coding sequence GTGCCTGGTGTAGAAAACCAGATAAAAAACTGTTTGCTTCTGCAAGAGGAAGCGCTCAAATTGGGGTGCGAGCGGGCACAACTTATTTGGGCGGAAGAAGTAGTCTTTGACCCGAGGGTCACTTTAAAATGCAGGCAGAACCTGTGTTCGCATTACGGCAAGAATTTCATGTGTCCTCCTTTTGTTCCCACCAGCGAGGAGTTTAAGACGGGCGCATCAAAATACAGGCTGGCCTTGCTGGTGGTAAAGGAGCAGGAAATAGAGGCGGGCCTTTCAAACAAAGAAAAGGATAAAGCGTTTAAAAGGTTGAGCCTTGAAATCCTTGGCATACTTACCACCCTGGAGAAAAAGGCGTTAGAGATGGGCTTTTCATTAAGCCTGGGTTTGGGCGGCGGCAATTGTAAACTCTGCGAGATATGCGGCGCGAAACTCGGGGCCGAAAGCTGCAATAAACCTGCCGAAGCCAGGCCGTCCATGGAAGCCGCAGGAATCGACGTGATGGAAACGTGCCGGAGAGCGCAGGTGCCGGTAAGTTTCCGGGAAGGCTCTATACAGGTGGTGGGGCTTCTATTGATAGTTTAA